A portion of the Drosophila innubila isolate TH190305 chromosome 3L unlocalized genomic scaffold, UK_Dinn_1.0 0_D_3L, whole genome shotgun sequence genome contains these proteins:
- the LOC117788241 gene encoding la-related protein Larp4B isoform X1 → MEYYLGGYVYMNGDAVKIQPPVYTNVPVETAMLATNLFGTTTQIAAPPTAATHIPLITAAAAAAAAAGATTTTAVAAAAAPPSAQPAQHPQQQQQQQQQQQQHPHQQQQQLISHTHASHAHAVAVAAAAAAAQQQQQQQQQQQQSTQTIQTVQAVTSSTGQVHLQAHPHPHPGQQQHLQYGHPVATPLSLPLPLPSTGDAIDNTEYAIMNGAIAQTQDGNLVCYTTEALVPGVNTTNLVALEQQPQTLPELVAQQQQQQQQQQLAADECGMPLDKLKQMLATQLDYYFCRENLATDTYLVSQMDSDQYVLIKTVANFNLVKKLTKDINLITEVLRESPNVQVDDEGLRVRPNHKRCIIILREISDNTPLDDVKALFSSENCPRPISCEFAANNSWYITFESDEDAQKAYKYLREEVKEFQGKPIMARIKPKSFINRIAAVPNIKNGYRLNSPPTATVYDPAAAAAAGVAATAAAAVNYNPAQQRFVYAGNGAAIAAPPVPYSGQLVISPFQQQQYYTGLMAAPWQAAPVATGAHGQNFYEIGGNIFATNGLAPQAVAANFSPAPPPTAQIVTNKPQGGGGGRYNSNHRGNPNNLGSTGPRGEPRNKPPRNAQQQQTPSHIPGGNIIMSTALRCVVPATIVDPMQQQAQQQHQQLQQQQQQQQQQQQPASSSHSGQQVQQQQQQQPQQQQQQQQSQQMVATGNSAGSARYAIKSNWKGGMQKNLDKGYGAHHHYSTQVQTLPSSHGHHQPQQQQQQQTHYQLPSSSAAGTTHATYASSTATLSLTPQPQQQQQQQHHHLVVHAQPVELQETAAAGSDNNVSVEHASSSHSSLSMQQSRSNISASSSSSLATSISGTKEPQPLHWQARPRRRRRDDDGGGINYSPGGRVNIYGGSPQQMLSSSSASSTGNVQSAGGTTHRESHYSSHDAASAPAPPQHRGNYKGNNYNPNYHAQQHAASMHHHHHQNHSHSTVPSSQQQQQQQQQHHLPAAQQSSGHPYHHHHHHHNSIGSNVGNSGGLGVSGSSNNSSGGSNNNTNSSSSNNNNMSSSISSSGGAGGGGGGGGGNSSTSNERNLHHGGGMGYQGHSSHQQQLQQQHHQQQQQPAAPVQPPQFDLEASAFPPLPATSGPSHAPHHPSNASIHSANSNSSTAAGLSHKQAANHQTQAHHQGHSSVAVVESSSAAGEESRSSNHQHAEGNAHSSSNSTTTTSTTASTAPATGGNWAENRLSDVVRTGGKGKARKDANAAAAHSHNNRQHHQQQQQQHLPQQQQQQHYQQQQQQQRNLAISPTPATMVVMVPTEETTRPLGNNTKNFTKQSSSNNPIHVIKCVTPNINASNKLSNNNNNATTSATTTTTTAGDESTTAVGGAAQQLDKSNKTEDEMHPKQQQQQQRQVDGYGQQQQLQQQQPQQMTNEYGRGNMGVAATSAGTLPSTGAGACSVATTTTTAATTTLTSGLNELSLSQSHGQGQHKKPSLVGVQHAKKESNSAGKDVSKHKSVATSTSTNNASSSSSATSNSVSTENIAAATASKLSYAQVAQHHKTSAESKDGTLSPTGSHSHKLELVFGDTSSASSPTVDKIALTVTTDKRLGAGTNAGATVASGKAASGTQTTMNVNQSSGNQAASAKDKDAGQRESRPNAAMIAGNSRHQSKEKPSQQQHYGSSADHNNTNTNANQGGQSGGGRKSRANNS, encoded by the exons ATGGAATATTACCTAG GAGGTTACGTCTATATGAATGGAGATGCAGTCAAGATTCAGCCGCCTGTTTATACCAATGTTCCTGTTGAAACGGCAATGTTAGCCACCAATTTGTTTGGCACGACGACGCAGATTGCAGCTCCTCCGACCGCAGCCACTCATATACCGTTgatcacagcagcagcagcagccgctgccgcagcaggagcaacaacaacaacagcagtagcagctgcagcagcgccCCCATCAGCACAGCCCGCACagcatccacaacaacaacagcagcagcagcagcaacaacaacagcatccacatcagcagcagcaacagctcatCTCGCATACGCACGCTTCGCACGCTCACGCTGTGGCAGTTGCCGCCGCCGCAGCCGccgcacagcagcaacaacaacagcagcagcagcaacaacaatcaacacaGACTATACAAACGGTGCAAGCGGTAACGTCGTCAACGGGACAAGTGCATCTGCAGGcgcatccacatccgcatccgggacaacaacagcatttgCAGTACGGACATCCGGTGGCGACGCCACTgtctctgccgctgccgctgccgtcCACTGGCGACGCAATCGACAATACCGAATACGCCATCATGAATGGAGCCATTGCTCAGACTCAGGATGGCAACCTCGTTTGCTACACTACAGAGGCCCTTGTACCTGGTGTTAACACTACGAATTTAGTTGCCCTCGAGCAGCAGCCGCAAACGCTGCCGGAGCTTgtggcacagcagcagcaacaacaacagcagcagcagctggcgGCTGATGAATGTGGCATGCCATTGGATAAGCTAAAGCAAATGCTGGCCACCCAGCTTGATTATTACTTTTGCAG AGAGAATCTGGCAACCGATACTTATCTGGTGTCCCAAATGGACAGCGATCAATATGTGCTCATAAAGACAGTGGCCAATTTTAATCTTGTTAAGAAACTAACCAAGGACATCAATTTGATTACCGAGGTGCTGCGCGAATCGCCCAACGTTCAGGTCGATGACGAGGGATTGCGCGTGCGCCCCAACCACAAACGTTGCATCATCATATTGCGAGAAATATCCGACAACACGCCACTCGATGACGTCAAG GCACTGTTCAGCAGCGAAAACTGCCCGCGTCCCATTTCGTGCGAGTTTGCGGCCAACAATTCGTGGTACATCACATTTGAGTCGGATGAGGATGCGCAAAAGGCTTACAAGTATTTGCGCGAGGAGGTTAAAGAGTTTCAGGGGAAACCCATAATGGCACGCATAAAGCCCAAGTCGTTTATCAACAGAATAGCTGCAGtaccaaatattaaaaacggTTATCGTCTCAATTCACCGCCAACTGCCACAGTTTATGatcccgctgctgctgctgcagccggTGTAgcggcaacagctgctgctgccgttaaCTACAATCCGGCGCAACAGCGTTTTGTCTATGCCGGCAACGGTGCGGCCATAGCGGCACCTCCAGTTCCCTATAGTGGACAATTAGTGATTAGT CCctttcagcagcaacaatactATACTGGTTTAATGGCTGCACCTTGGCAGGCAGCTCCTGTGGCAACTGGAGCGCATGGTCAGAATTTTTATGAGATTGGTGGCAACATATTTGCCACGAATGGTTTGGCACCACAAGCTGTGGCTGCCAATTTTTCGCCTGCACCACCACCCACCGCACAAATTGTTACCAATAAGCCGCAGGGCGGCGGCGGTGGACGCTACAATAGCAATCATCGCGGCAATCCCAATAATTTGGGGAGCACGGGACCACGTGGTGAACCGCGCAATAAACCGCCAAGAAatgcgcaacaacaacagacgcCATCGCATATACCCGGTGGCAATATAATTATGTCCACAGCGTTGCGTTGTGTGGTGCCGGCAACAATTGTGGATCCCATGCAACAGcaggcacaacagcaacatcagcagctgcagcaacaacaacagcagcagcagcagcaacaacaaccagctaGCTCCAGTCACAGTGGTCAGcaggtacaacaacaacagcagcaacaaccacaacaacaacagcagcagcagcagtcacaACAAATGGTGGCAACGGGTAATTCAGCTGGCTCAGCACGTTATGCCATCAAGAGCAACTGGAAAGGTGGCATGCAAAAGAATCTGGACAAGGGCTATGGTGCACATCATCACTACAGCACACAAGTGCAAACGCTGCCCAGCAGTCATGGTCATCatcagccacagcaacaacaacaacaacagacgcACTATCAATTGCCTTCCTCCAGTGCCGCCGGCACAACTCATGCAACCTATGCAAGCAGTACGGCAACACTGTCACTGACACcccaaccacaacaacaacagcagcaacaacatcaccaCCTGGTGGTGCATGCCCAGCCTGTAGAGCTGCAGGAgacagctgctgctggcagcGATAATAATGTGAGTGTGGAGCATGCGAGCAGTTCGCACAGCTCTCTCAGCATGCAACAAAGTCGCAGCAACATATCGGCCAGCTCCTCATCCTCGCTGGCCACCTCCATTAGTGGCACCAAGGAACCACAGCCATTGCATTGGCAGGCACGTCCACGTCGTCGTCGACGTGATGACGATGGCGGTGGCATTAATTACTCACCTGGCGGTCGTGTTAAT ATCTATGGTGGTTCACCGCAACAAATGTTGTCCTCATCATCCGCATCGTCCACTGGCAACGTGCAATCTGCTGGCGGAACAACGCATCGCGAAAGTCACTATAGTAGTCATGATGCTGCTTCAGCTCCAGCGCCGCCACAGCATCGTGGCAATTACAAGGGCAACAACTATAATCCCAATTATCATGCCCAACAGCATGCGGCGTCCatgcatcatcatcaccatcagaATCACAGTCACAGCACGGTGCCATCgtcccagcaacaacagcagcagcagcaacaacatcatttGCCAGCTGCCCAGCAGAGCTCGGGACATCCGTATcaccaccatcatcatcatcacaacTCCATTGGCAGCAATGTGGGCAACAGCGGCGGACTTGGTgtcagtggcagcagcaataattcaagcggtggcagcaacaacaacaccaacagcagcagcagcaacaacaacaacatgtccAGCAGCATTAGCAGCAGCGGTGgtgcaggaggaggaggcggtggtggtggtggcaacagcagcaccagcaatgAACGCAACTTGCATCATGGCGGTGGCATGGGCTATCAAGGTCACAGCTCAcaccagcaacagttgcagcagcaacaccatcagcagcaacaacaaccagcggCTCCTGTGCAACCACCGCAATTTGATTTAGAGGCATCTGCCTTTCCACCATTGCCAGCAACATCAGGTCCGTCACATGCTCCACATCATCCCAGCAACGCTTCCATACACAGCGCCAACAGCAACTCCTCAACGGCAGCCGGCTTGAGCCACAAGCAGGCGGCAAATCATCAAACTCAGGCTCATCATCAGGGGCACAGCTCTGTGGCTGTTGTGGAGAGCAGTAGCGCTGCTGGCGAGGAGTCGCGTTCAAGCAATCATCAGCATGCCGAGGGCAATGCGCACAGTTCCTCCAACAgtaccaccaccaccagcaccaccgcTTCCACAGCTCCTGCCACAGGCGGCAATTGGGCAGAGAATCGTCTGTCGGATGTGGTGCGCACGGGCGGCAAAGGCAAAGCACGCAAGGATGCCAATGCAGCTGCTGCACACAGCCACAACAATaggcaacatcatcagcagcaacaacagcagcatttgccgcagcaacagcaacaacaacactatcaacaacaacagcaacagcagcgaaaTCTGGCCATTAGTCCAACGCCGGCCACAATGGTGGTAATGGTGCCCACTGAGGAGACGACACGCCCATTGGGCAACAATACTAAAAACTTTACTAAGCAGAGCTCTAGTAATAACCCGATCCATGTGATAAAGTGTGTAACACCAAATATCAATGCCAGCAACAagttgagcaacaacaacaacaatgcgacgacgtcagcaacaacaacaacaacaacagctggcgATGAATCAACAACAGCTGTTGGCGGTGCTGCCCAGCAGCTGGATAAATCAAACAAGACTGAGGATGAAATGCAtccaaagcagcagcagcagcagcagcgccaagTCGATGGCTatggccaacagcagcagctgcagcaacagcaaccgcagCAGATGACAAATGAGTATGGGCGCGGTAATATGGGCGTGGCCGCAACATCTGCTGGTACACTGCCAAGCACGGGCGCTGGCGCCTGCAGCGTGgcaacaaccaccacaacagcagcaacaacaacgttaacCAGCGGCCTCAACGAGCTGAGTCTAAGCCAAAGTCATGGTCAGGGACAGCACAAGAAGCCATCGCTGGTTGGCGTGCAACATGCCAAAAAGGAGTCCAACAGCGCCGGCAAAGATGTCAGCAAACACAAAAGCGTggccacatccacatccacaaacaacgccagcagcagcagcagcgccaccTCGAACTCTGTATCCACGGAGAACATTGCCGCCGCAACGGCCAGCAAACTGAGCTATGCCCAGGTGGCGCAGCATCACAAAACCTCCGCCGAGAGCAAAGACGGCACTCTATCGCCAACTGGCAGTCACAGCCACAAACTGGAGCTTGTCTTTGGCGATACATCGTCGGCGTCGTCGCCGACAGTCGACAAAATAGCACTGACAGTTACAACTGATAAGCGACTAGGGGCGGGCACAAATGCAGGTGCAAcggtggcaagtggcaaagcTGCCAGCGGCACACAGACAACAATGAACGTCAATCAGTCGAGCGGTAATCAAGCGGCCAGCGCCAAGGATAAGG ACGCTGGTCAGCGTGAATCGCGTCCAAATGCTGCAATGATTGCCGGCAACTCGCGTCATCAAAGCAAGGAGAAACCatcgcaacaacagcattatGGATCATCCGCTGATCACAATAATACGAACACGAATGCCAATCAGGGTGGCCAATCGGGTGGTGGTCGCAAATCGAGAGCAAACAACTCTTAA
- the LOC117788241 gene encoding la-related protein Larp4B isoform X3 — MEYYLGGYVYMNGDAVKIQPPVYTNVPVETAMLATNLFGTTTQIAAPPTAATHIPLITAAAAAAAAAGATTTTAVAAAAAPPSAQPAQHPQQQQQQQQQQQQQQQQQQQQQQQQSTQTIQTVQAVTSSTGQVHLQAHPHPHPGQQQHLQYGHPVATPLSLPLPLPSTGDAIDNTEYAIMNGAIAQTQDGNLVCYTTEALVPGVNTTNLVALEQQPQTLPELVAQQQQQQQQQQLAADECGMPLDKLKQMLATQLDYYFCRENLATDTYLVSQMDSDQYVLIKTVANFNLVKKLTKDINLITEVLRESPNVQVDDEGLRVRPNHKRCIIILREISDNTPLDDVKALFSSENCPRPISCEFAANNSWYITFESDEDAQKAYKYLREEVKEFQGKPIMARIKPKSFINRIAAVPNIKNGYRLNSPPTATVYDPAAAAAAGVAATAAAAVNYNPAQQRFVYAGNGAAIAAPPVPYSGQLVISPFQQQQYYTGLMAAPWQAAPVATGAHGQNFYEIGGNIFATNGLAPQAVAANFSPAPPPTAQIVTNKPQGGGGGRYNSNHRGNPNNLGSTGPRGEPRNKPPRNAQQQQTPSHIPGGNIIMSTALRCVVPATIVDPMQQQAQQQHQQLQQQQQQQQQQQQPASSSHSGQQVQQQQQQQPQQQQQQQQSQQMVATGNSAGSARYAIKSNWKGGMQKNLDKGYGAHHHYSTQVQTLPSSHGHHQPQQQQQQQTHYQLPSSSAAGTTHATYASSTATLSLTPQPQQQQQQQHHHLVVHAQPVELQETAAAGSDNNVSVEHASSSHSSLSMQQSRSNISASSSSSLATSISGTKEPQPLHWQARPRRRRRDDDGGGINYSPGGRVNIYGGSPQQMLSSSSASSTGNVQSAGGTTHRESHYSSHDAASAPAPPQHRGNYKGNNYNPNYHAQQHAASMHHHHHQNHSHSTVPSSQQQQQQQQQHHLPAAQQSSGHPYHHHHHHHNSIGSNVGNSGGLGVSGSSNNSSGGSNNNTNSSSSNNNNMSSSISSSGGAGGGGGGGGGNSSTSNERNLHHGGGMGYQGHSSHQQQLQQQHHQQQQQPAAPVQPPQFDLEASAFPPLPATSGPSHAPHHPSNASIHSANSNSSTAAGLSHKQAANHQTQAHHQGHSSVAVVESSSAAGEESRSSNHQHAEGNAHSSSNSTTTTSTTASTAPATGGNWAENRLSDVVRTGGKGKARKDANAAAAHSHNNRQHHQQQQQQHLPQQQQQQHYQQQQQQQRNLAISPTPATMVVMVPTEETTRPLGNNTKNFTKQSSSNNPIHVIKCVTPNINASNKLSNNNNNATTSATTTTTTAGDESTTAVGGAAQQLDKSNKTEDEMHPKQQQQQQRQVDGYGQQQQLQQQQPQQMTNEYGRGNMGVAATSAGTLPSTGAGACSVATTTTTAATTTLTSGLNELSLSQSHGQGQHKKPSLVGVQHAKKESNSAGKDVSKHKSVATSTSTNNASSSSSATSNSVSTENIAAATASKLSYAQVAQHHKTSAESKDGTLSPTGSHSHKLELVFGDTSSASSPTVDKIALTVTTDKRLGAGTNAGATVASGKAASGTQTTMNVNQSSGNQAASAKDKDAGQRESRPNAAMIAGNSRHQSKEKPSQQQHYGSSADHNNTNTNANQGGQSGGGRKSRANNS, encoded by the exons ATGGAATATTACCTAG GAGGTTACGTCTATATGAATGGAGATGCAGTCAAGATTCAGCCGCCTGTTTATACCAATGTTCCTGTTGAAACGGCAATGTTAGCCACCAATTTGTTTGGCACGACGACGCAGATTGCAGCTCCTCCGACCGCAGCCACTCATATACCGTTgatcacagcagcagcagcagccgctgccgcagcaggagcaacaacaacaacagcagtagcagctgcagcagcgccCCCATCAGCACAGCCCGCACagcatccacaacaacaacagcagcagcagcagcaacaacaacagc agcagcaacaacaacagcagcagcagcaacaacaatcaacacaGACTATACAAACGGTGCAAGCGGTAACGTCGTCAACGGGACAAGTGCATCTGCAGGcgcatccacatccgcatccgggacaacaacagcatttgCAGTACGGACATCCGGTGGCGACGCCACTgtctctgccgctgccgctgccgtcCACTGGCGACGCAATCGACAATACCGAATACGCCATCATGAATGGAGCCATTGCTCAGACTCAGGATGGCAACCTCGTTTGCTACACTACAGAGGCCCTTGTACCTGGTGTTAACACTACGAATTTAGTTGCCCTCGAGCAGCAGCCGCAAACGCTGCCGGAGCTTgtggcacagcagcagcaacaacaacagcagcagcagctggcgGCTGATGAATGTGGCATGCCATTGGATAAGCTAAAGCAAATGCTGGCCACCCAGCTTGATTATTACTTTTGCAG AGAGAATCTGGCAACCGATACTTATCTGGTGTCCCAAATGGACAGCGATCAATATGTGCTCATAAAGACAGTGGCCAATTTTAATCTTGTTAAGAAACTAACCAAGGACATCAATTTGATTACCGAGGTGCTGCGCGAATCGCCCAACGTTCAGGTCGATGACGAGGGATTGCGCGTGCGCCCCAACCACAAACGTTGCATCATCATATTGCGAGAAATATCCGACAACACGCCACTCGATGACGTCAAG GCACTGTTCAGCAGCGAAAACTGCCCGCGTCCCATTTCGTGCGAGTTTGCGGCCAACAATTCGTGGTACATCACATTTGAGTCGGATGAGGATGCGCAAAAGGCTTACAAGTATTTGCGCGAGGAGGTTAAAGAGTTTCAGGGGAAACCCATAATGGCACGCATAAAGCCCAAGTCGTTTATCAACAGAATAGCTGCAGtaccaaatattaaaaacggTTATCGTCTCAATTCACCGCCAACTGCCACAGTTTATGatcccgctgctgctgctgcagccggTGTAgcggcaacagctgctgctgccgttaaCTACAATCCGGCGCAACAGCGTTTTGTCTATGCCGGCAACGGTGCGGCCATAGCGGCACCTCCAGTTCCCTATAGTGGACAATTAGTGATTAGT CCctttcagcagcaacaatactATACTGGTTTAATGGCTGCACCTTGGCAGGCAGCTCCTGTGGCAACTGGAGCGCATGGTCAGAATTTTTATGAGATTGGTGGCAACATATTTGCCACGAATGGTTTGGCACCACAAGCTGTGGCTGCCAATTTTTCGCCTGCACCACCACCCACCGCACAAATTGTTACCAATAAGCCGCAGGGCGGCGGCGGTGGACGCTACAATAGCAATCATCGCGGCAATCCCAATAATTTGGGGAGCACGGGACCACGTGGTGAACCGCGCAATAAACCGCCAAGAAatgcgcaacaacaacagacgcCATCGCATATACCCGGTGGCAATATAATTATGTCCACAGCGTTGCGTTGTGTGGTGCCGGCAACAATTGTGGATCCCATGCAACAGcaggcacaacagcaacatcagcagctgcagcaacaacaacagcagcagcagcagcaacaacaaccagctaGCTCCAGTCACAGTGGTCAGcaggtacaacaacaacagcagcaacaaccacaacaacaacagcagcagcagcagtcacaACAAATGGTGGCAACGGGTAATTCAGCTGGCTCAGCACGTTATGCCATCAAGAGCAACTGGAAAGGTGGCATGCAAAAGAATCTGGACAAGGGCTATGGTGCACATCATCACTACAGCACACAAGTGCAAACGCTGCCCAGCAGTCATGGTCATCatcagccacagcaacaacaacaacaacagacgcACTATCAATTGCCTTCCTCCAGTGCCGCCGGCACAACTCATGCAACCTATGCAAGCAGTACGGCAACACTGTCACTGACACcccaaccacaacaacaacagcagcaacaacatcaccaCCTGGTGGTGCATGCCCAGCCTGTAGAGCTGCAGGAgacagctgctgctggcagcGATAATAATGTGAGTGTGGAGCATGCGAGCAGTTCGCACAGCTCTCTCAGCATGCAACAAAGTCGCAGCAACATATCGGCCAGCTCCTCATCCTCGCTGGCCACCTCCATTAGTGGCACCAAGGAACCACAGCCATTGCATTGGCAGGCACGTCCACGTCGTCGTCGACGTGATGACGATGGCGGTGGCATTAATTACTCACCTGGCGGTCGTGTTAAT ATCTATGGTGGTTCACCGCAACAAATGTTGTCCTCATCATCCGCATCGTCCACTGGCAACGTGCAATCTGCTGGCGGAACAACGCATCGCGAAAGTCACTATAGTAGTCATGATGCTGCTTCAGCTCCAGCGCCGCCACAGCATCGTGGCAATTACAAGGGCAACAACTATAATCCCAATTATCATGCCCAACAGCATGCGGCGTCCatgcatcatcatcaccatcagaATCACAGTCACAGCACGGTGCCATCgtcccagcaacaacagcagcagcagcaacaacatcatttGCCAGCTGCCCAGCAGAGCTCGGGACATCCGTATcaccaccatcatcatcatcacaacTCCATTGGCAGCAATGTGGGCAACAGCGGCGGACTTGGTgtcagtggcagcagcaataattcaagcggtggcagcaacaacaacaccaacagcagcagcagcaacaacaacaacatgtccAGCAGCATTAGCAGCAGCGGTGgtgcaggaggaggaggcggtggtggtggtggcaacagcagcaccagcaatgAACGCAACTTGCATCATGGCGGTGGCATGGGCTATCAAGGTCACAGCTCAcaccagcaacagttgcagcagcaacaccatcagcagcaacaacaaccagcggCTCCTGTGCAACCACCGCAATTTGATTTAGAGGCATCTGCCTTTCCACCATTGCCAGCAACATCAGGTCCGTCACATGCTCCACATCATCCCAGCAACGCTTCCATACACAGCGCCAACAGCAACTCCTCAACGGCAGCCGGCTTGAGCCACAAGCAGGCGGCAAATCATCAAACTCAGGCTCATCATCAGGGGCACAGCTCTGTGGCTGTTGTGGAGAGCAGTAGCGCTGCTGGCGAGGAGTCGCGTTCAAGCAATCATCAGCATGCCGAGGGCAATGCGCACAGTTCCTCCAACAgtaccaccaccaccagcaccaccgcTTCCACAGCTCCTGCCACAGGCGGCAATTGGGCAGAGAATCGTCTGTCGGATGTGGTGCGCACGGGCGGCAAAGGCAAAGCACGCAAGGATGCCAATGCAGCTGCTGCACACAGCCACAACAATaggcaacatcatcagcagcaacaacagcagcatttgccgcagcaacagcaacaacaacactatcaacaacaacagcaacagcagcgaaaTCTGGCCATTAGTCCAACGCCGGCCACAATGGTGGTAATGGTGCCCACTGAGGAGACGACACGCCCATTGGGCAACAATACTAAAAACTTTACTAAGCAGAGCTCTAGTAATAACCCGATCCATGTGATAAAGTGTGTAACACCAAATATCAATGCCAGCAACAagttgagcaacaacaacaacaatgcgacgacgtcagcaacaacaacaacaacaacagctggcgATGAATCAACAACAGCTGTTGGCGGTGCTGCCCAGCAGCTGGATAAATCAAACAAGACTGAGGATGAAATGCAtccaaagcagcagcagcagcagcagcgccaagTCGATGGCTatggccaacagcagcagctgcagcaacagcaaccgcagCAGATGACAAATGAGTATGGGCGCGGTAATATGGGCGTGGCCGCAACATCTGCTGGTACACTGCCAAGCACGGGCGCTGGCGCCTGCAGCGTGgcaacaaccaccacaacagcagcaacaacaacgttaacCAGCGGCCTCAACGAGCTGAGTCTAAGCCAAAGTCATGGTCAGGGACAGCACAAGAAGCCATCGCTGGTTGGCGTGCAACATGCCAAAAAGGAGTCCAACAGCGCCGGCAAAGATGTCAGCAAACACAAAAGCGTggccacatccacatccacaaacaacgccagcagcagcagcagcgccaccTCGAACTCTGTATCCACGGAGAACATTGCCGCCGCAACGGCCAGCAAACTGAGCTATGCCCAGGTGGCGCAGCATCACAAAACCTCCGCCGAGAGCAAAGACGGCACTCTATCGCCAACTGGCAGTCACAGCCACAAACTGGAGCTTGTCTTTGGCGATACATCGTCGGCGTCGTCGCCGACAGTCGACAAAATAGCACTGACAGTTACAACTGATAAGCGACTAGGGGCGGGCACAAATGCAGGTGCAAcggtggcaagtggcaaagcTGCCAGCGGCACACAGACAACAATGAACGTCAATCAGTCGAGCGGTAATCAAGCGGCCAGCGCCAAGGATAAGG ACGCTGGTCAGCGTGAATCGCGTCCAAATGCTGCAATGATTGCCGGCAACTCGCGTCATCAAAGCAAGGAGAAACCatcgcaacaacagcattatGGATCATCCGCTGATCACAATAATACGAACACGAATGCCAATCAGGGTGGCCAATCGGGTGGTGGTCGCAAATCGAGAGCAAACAACTCTTAA